A single Paenibacillus kribbensis DNA region contains:
- the prsW gene encoding glutamic-type intramembrane protease PrsW, producing MLLFSVLAAATAPGLALLMYFYLKDRYDAEPLHMVVKVFLLGFLVVFPVMIFQRGLLLWLGDNTLFQVFGISAGVEEFFKWFLLYHIIYNHTEFDEPYDGILYAAAVSLGFATVENLLYAWAGHASVSMMLMRSLLPVSGHAMFGVMMGYYLGKAKFSEGWKSKYMLLLSLVLPWFWHGVYDLILTEFQHDWVWFIIPLMAFLWYGGMAKITHANNRSPFRLLKREEKVNM from the coding sequence GTGCTTCTGTTTTCGGTTTTAGCGGCAGCCACAGCGCCGGGTCTTGCCTTATTGATGTATTTTTACTTGAAGGACAGATATGATGCGGAGCCGCTGCACATGGTTGTAAAAGTGTTTCTACTCGGCTTCTTGGTGGTGTTTCCTGTTATGATTTTTCAACGCGGGCTGCTGCTTTGGCTAGGGGATAACACGTTATTCCAGGTGTTCGGCATTTCGGCCGGAGTGGAAGAGTTTTTTAAATGGTTTTTGTTGTATCACATTATATATAATCATACCGAGTTCGATGAGCCTTATGACGGCATTTTGTATGCGGCCGCGGTCTCCCTCGGATTTGCTACGGTTGAAAATCTATTGTATGCCTGGGCGGGGCATGCTTCTGTGAGCATGATGCTGATGAGATCACTGCTACCTGTGTCTGGTCATGCGATGTTTGGAGTAATGATGGGCTATTACTTGGGAAAAGCCAAGTTTTCAGAGGGGTGGAAGAGCAAATACATGCTACTTCTGTCATTGGTGCTTCCATGGTTTTGGCACGGTGTATATGATCTGATTTTAACGGAATTCCAGCATGACTGGGTTTGGTTTATCATTCCTCTGATGGCATTTTTGTGGTATGGAGGCATGGCGAAAATCACTCATGCTAACAACCGTTCTCCTTTCAGATTATTAAAACGGGAAGAAAAGGTTAATATGTAA
- a CDS encoding polysaccharide deacetylase family protein: MGTKTAAILLTACLLLSACSANKPESAATGNNQTSAASDTSNGSQTVPKDHNSAGKTTAQHDKSVVDNSKSENSATVAAINKTYHLDKAYNVVPNQEGVEKKVILLTFDDGPKEAAMINKIIDTLDKHKAKAIFFVNGYRVKEHPELLKLIHDRGQPIGNHSWDHIVLKNKSEAEVKKQIETVQKMVKDITGQAPVFFRPPHGAGGDVGRKVAKENGLLYMTWSVGSLDWTMNKSQPNKTDALLKNVTEQLHPGSNILMHELPWTAEALDSLLTRLEQKGYRFVDPQSIEVPAD; this comes from the coding sequence ATGGGTACAAAAACAGCAGCCATTTTATTGACTGCATGTCTGCTGCTTAGTGCTTGCTCGGCGAACAAGCCGGAATCGGCGGCTACCGGCAACAATCAAACTTCGGCAGCTTCTGACACAAGCAACGGCAGTCAAACAGTCCCTAAAGATCATAACTCAGCAGGTAAAACAACAGCACAACATGACAAGTCCGTTGTTGACAACAGCAAATCGGAGAATTCAGCTACGGTGGCTGCCATCAATAAAACTTATCATTTAGACAAAGCGTATAATGTGGTTCCCAACCAAGAAGGAGTGGAAAAAAAGGTAATCTTGCTAACCTTTGACGATGGGCCCAAGGAAGCGGCCATGATTAATAAAATCATTGATACGCTGGACAAGCACAAGGCCAAAGCTATTTTCTTCGTAAACGGTTACCGTGTGAAGGAGCATCCTGAGCTGCTCAAGCTTATCCATGACCGCGGACAACCCATCGGCAACCATAGCTGGGATCACATCGTGCTAAAGAACAAATCGGAGGCTGAGGTCAAAAAGCAGATTGAAACCGTCCAAAAAATGGTCAAGGATATAACGGGTCAAGCACCAGTGTTTTTTCGCCCACCTCATGGGGCAGGCGGGGACGTAGGCCGTAAGGTTGCCAAGGAAAACGGACTTCTGTACATGACCTGGTCCGTCGGTTCTCTGGACTGGACTATGAACAAGAGTCAGCCTAACAAAACGGATGCGCTTCTCAAAAATGTAACGGAGCAGCTACATCCTGGCAGCAACATTTTGATGCATGAACTGCCATGGACAGCTGAGGCGCTGGACAGTCTATTGACTCGCCTGGAGCAAAAGGGCTACCGGTTTGTTGATCCGCAAAGCATTGAGGTTCCTGCCGACTAA
- a CDS encoding pseudouridine synthase, giving the protein MERLQKILAQAGVASRRKCEELIQAGSVEVNGVVVTELGTKADPDQDIITVKGRPIKTEKKIYLMMNKPKGVITSASDPEGRKIVSDYLKGVKERVYPVGRLDYDTEGLLLLTNDGEFANLLTHPKHHVPKTYVATVKGVPHGTELDKLKKGIVLEDGITAPAEVEYKDVDPDGKESVIQITIYEGRNRQVRRMFEAISHPVIRLKRIAFGDLLLQNLKRGLTRPLTKDEINRLIQLAKSDNTKKKRTGRGS; this is encoded by the coding sequence ATGGAAAGATTGCAGAAAATATTGGCCCAGGCTGGTGTAGCGTCCAGACGGAAATGTGAGGAGCTCATTCAGGCGGGCAGCGTGGAAGTGAACGGGGTTGTCGTAACAGAGCTGGGAACGAAGGCGGACCCTGATCAGGATATAATTACGGTAAAGGGTAGACCGATCAAAACCGAGAAAAAAATCTACCTGATGATGAACAAGCCCAAAGGGGTTATTACGAGCGCCTCCGATCCGGAAGGTCGAAAAATCGTGTCTGACTACCTGAAAGGTGTCAAGGAACGTGTGTATCCGGTAGGCCGTCTGGATTACGATACGGAAGGACTGCTGTTGCTTACCAATGACGGCGAGTTCGCCAATTTGCTCACCCATCCCAAGCATCATGTGCCCAAGACATATGTAGCGACTGTCAAAGGCGTTCCGCATGGTACCGAGCTGGACAAGCTGAAAAAAGGGATTGTTCTGGAAGATGGCATTACTGCACCAGCCGAGGTAGAATATAAAGATGTAGACCCGGATGGTAAGGAGTCTGTTATCCAAATTACCATTTATGAAGGTAGAAATCGTCAGGTAAGACGGATGTTTGAGGCTATTTCACACCCGGTTATCAGACTTAAACGAATTGCCTTCGGGGATCTTTTGCTGCAAAACTTGAAGCGTGGTCTGACCAGACCCCTCACCAAGGACGAAATCAACCGTCTCATTCAACTTGCCAAATCAGACAACACGAAAAAGAAACGGACAGGACGGGGGTCATAA
- a CDS encoding genetic competence negative regulator, with translation MKIERLSQDKIRIFLTFDDLSERGIQKDDMWQEIPRVHELFTEMMDQAYSELGFDATGPLAVEVFALPAQGMVVIVTRGKYDHQQYGSGPDEELPEEVYEMEVTMEHSDSIVYAFSDFEVLIEAAHMLRSNTTEAGKLYHYRGKWMLHLEPEEVEESKLAALIAVLAEFGEGSSVTPAMLEEYGKLIIPEQAVAVICTHFDSRS, from the coding sequence ATGAAAATAGAAAGATTAAGTCAGGACAAGATACGGATTTTCCTTACCTTTGACGATTTGAGCGAACGCGGTATTCAAAAAGACGATATGTGGCAAGAAATCCCAAGAGTCCATGAGCTGTTCACCGAAATGATGGATCAGGCATACAGCGAGCTGGGCTTCGATGCCACGGGACCGTTAGCTGTCGAAGTCTTTGCGCTTCCTGCTCAGGGAATGGTTGTTATCGTCACTCGGGGAAAATACGATCACCAGCAATATGGTTCGGGTCCCGATGAGGAGCTTCCAGAAGAAGTCTACGAAATGGAAGTCACGATGGAACACAGTGATTCCATTGTTTACGCGTTTAGCGATTTCGAAGTACTCATAGAAGCGGCTCACATGCTCCGCAGCAACACTACGGAAGCAGGTAAGCTGTATCATTATAGAGGAAAATGGATGCTGCATTTGGAGCCAGAAGAGGTAGAGGAGTCCAAGCTCGCCGCCTTGATCGCGGTTCTTGCCGAATTCGGGGAAGGCTCATCCGTAACACCAGCAATGCTGGAGGAGTACGGCAAGCTGATCATTCCTGAACAGGCTGTTGCTGTCATCTGCACTCATTTTGACAGCCGTTCTTAA
- a CDS encoding type II CAAX endopeptidase family protein, with amino-acid sequence MKKLKVKWKRAQIHELNDRLLLYNLYLTQGLTLLVGAVWIIFQQRNVLELFALPNSLHVLWWGLGLAAAMLLVDLVLSRVMPEDAMDDGGINQLLFQNRPIWHIICIAAVVSICEELLFRGAIQYSFGPYWTSILFAVIHIRYLRHWIPTGWVFLSSYGLGYIYVETGSLWAPIICHFVIDLISGLALRFRRYEE; translated from the coding sequence ATGAAAAAGCTTAAAGTGAAATGGAAAAGAGCGCAAATTCACGAATTGAATGACCGCTTGCTGCTTTACAATTTGTATCTAACCCAGGGACTGACCCTGCTGGTCGGTGCAGTCTGGATTATTTTTCAGCAAAGAAATGTGTTGGAACTGTTTGCCTTGCCGAACAGCTTACATGTCTTATGGTGGGGACTGGGATTGGCCGCTGCTATGCTTCTGGTGGATCTGGTGTTATCCCGAGTTATGCCTGAGGATGCTATGGATGACGGCGGTATTAACCAATTGCTGTTTCAAAATCGACCGATTTGGCATATTATTTGTATAGCGGCCGTCGTCTCGATCTGTGAGGAACTTTTGTTCAGAGGTGCGATTCAGTACAGCTTTGGACCTTATTGGACAAGCATTTTGTTTGCAGTTATCCATATCCGATATTTGCGGCATTGGATTCCAACAGGCTGGGTATTCCTTAGCAGTTACGGATTGGGCTATATCTACGTAGAGACCGGCAGCCTATGGGCGCCGATCATTTGTCATTTTGTGATTGACCTGATATCCGGTTTAGCGTTGCGTTTTCGGAGGTATGAAGAATGA
- a CDS encoding ATP-binding protein, whose translation MNFWRSLVGKLWITIICLVGSVLIFLGLFLLPYINRNFAAHESTEIKHLFTYACIVGFLLTTFFALFLFTKITQPMQLLIQAANAIREGKYDTRLSLVTSDEIGELAKTFNHMSTELEATIRSLNEEKNHLSRVLRSMSDAVITFDRSGQIILTNPPAQNLLDSWGELEWQGHDQKEFGAPVPDPLLPLFHTVMDKGEDVGDHIHVKNGSWSVQMAPLYTDNVIRGTVAVLRDITEEVKLEKMRSDFVANVSHEIRTPLSMMQGYSEALLDGMAGSPEESEELVQVIHDESLRMGRLVKDLLDLARMEAGHTDMHRQEVNVNELIERVHRKFAVRSKEQGLALDYHDQGEQLLLSDADEDRLEQVLTNLLDNAFRHTPEGKKVTIGADRILGERHELVRIRIKDEGVGIASEDLPYIFDRFYKADKARVRGEDKGTGLGLAIVKNIVEAHGGSVSAASTLGEGTEFTILLPISKKPKSGSVTD comes from the coding sequence GTGAACTTTTGGAGATCACTGGTAGGCAAGCTGTGGATCACCATCATTTGTCTTGTAGGCTCCGTGCTTATTTTCCTGGGACTTTTTTTATTGCCGTATATCAACAGGAATTTCGCGGCGCATGAATCGACGGAAATCAAGCATTTGTTCACCTATGCCTGTATTGTCGGATTTTTATTAACGACCTTTTTTGCTTTATTTCTTTTTACCAAAATCACACAGCCTATGCAGCTGTTGATTCAGGCGGCGAATGCCATTCGTGAGGGAAAGTATGATACACGGCTTTCGCTGGTGACCAGTGATGAGATCGGGGAGCTGGCGAAAACCTTTAATCATATGTCTACGGAACTGGAAGCGACGATCCGCAGTCTGAATGAGGAGAAAAACCATCTATCCAGGGTACTGCGAAGCATGTCTGACGCTGTAATTACCTTTGATAGAAGCGGGCAAATTATTTTGACGAATCCGCCTGCGCAAAATTTGCTGGATAGCTGGGGAGAGCTGGAATGGCAAGGACATGATCAAAAGGAGTTTGGAGCACCTGTGCCAGACCCGTTGCTGCCATTGTTTCATACGGTTATGGACAAAGGAGAGGACGTCGGAGACCATATTCATGTAAAGAATGGCTCCTGGTCGGTGCAGATGGCCCCTCTGTACACAGATAATGTAATTCGTGGCACGGTAGCTGTGCTTAGGGATATCACAGAAGAAGTGAAGCTTGAAAAGATGAGAAGCGACTTTGTCGCCAATGTATCTCATGAAATCCGTACACCATTATCCATGATGCAGGGCTACAGTGAAGCGTTGCTGGATGGTATGGCTGGTTCACCGGAGGAATCCGAGGAGCTGGTGCAGGTCATCCATGATGAATCACTGCGCATGGGAAGGCTGGTTAAGGATCTGCTTGATCTGGCCCGAATGGAAGCAGGTCATACAGACATGCATCGTCAGGAAGTGAATGTGAACGAGCTGATTGAGCGTGTTCACCGTAAATTTGCAGTACGCTCGAAGGAGCAGGGGCTGGCTCTTGATTATCATGATCAGGGCGAACAGCTGCTGTTGTCTGATGCGGATGAGGATCGGCTGGAGCAGGTACTGACCAATCTGTTAGATAACGCGTTCAGGCATACCCCCGAAGGGAAAAAGGTTACCATTGGGGCAGATCGAATTCTCGGGGAACGGCATGAGCTTGTACGCATCCGGATTAAGGATGAAGGCGTGGGGATTGCCAGCGAGGATTTGCCTTATATTTTTGACCGTTTTTACAAGGCCGACAAGGCCAGAGTGCGAGGCGAGGATAAGGGCACAGGCCTGGGACTTGCTATTGTCAAAAATATTGTAGAGGCTCACGGAGGCTCTGTCTCTGCTGCCAGCACATTGGGAGAAGGGACAGAGTTCACGATTCTGCTGCCGATCTCCAAAAAACCAAAGTCAGGCTCTGTCACAGACTAA
- a CDS encoding response regulator transcription factor, whose amino-acid sequence MSEHSNRILIVDDEERIRRLLRMYLEKEGYEIDEAEDGEIALQKATASDYSIILLDVMLPGMDGIEVCTRLRQTKATPVIMLTAKGEEVNRVQGFEVGADDYVVKPFSPREVIYRVKAILRRSSETAFLTKEAVPSNSIVFPNLIIEHDAHRVSAGGIEISLTPKEYELLHYLAVSPDKVFSREELLKDVWNYEFFGDLRTVDTHVKRLREKLNKVSPEAAAMITTVWGVGYKLEVPK is encoded by the coding sequence ATGTCAGAACATAGCAACCGCATATTAATTGTAGATGATGAAGAACGCATTCGCCGCCTTCTGCGGATGTATCTGGAAAAAGAAGGTTATGAAATTGATGAAGCCGAGGATGGGGAGATTGCTCTCCAAAAAGCGACTGCAAGCGATTACAGCATTATTTTGCTGGATGTGATGCTTCCGGGTATGGATGGGATTGAAGTATGTACACGCCTGCGTCAGACCAAGGCAACGCCTGTCATTATGCTGACCGCCAAAGGCGAAGAAGTAAACCGCGTACAAGGCTTTGAAGTTGGGGCCGATGATTATGTGGTCAAGCCTTTTAGTCCCCGGGAAGTCATTTATCGGGTTAAAGCGATTTTGCGCCGTTCTTCGGAAACTGCCTTTCTAACCAAAGAAGCGGTCCCAAGCAATAGTATCGTTTTTCCGAATCTTATTATTGAGCATGATGCACACCGGGTAAGTGCAGGCGGAATTGAGATCAGTCTCACCCCAAAAGAGTACGAGCTGTTGCACTATTTGGCAGTGTCGCCGGATAAAGTCTTCTCGCGTGAAGAACTCCTAAAAGATGTATGGAATTATGAATTTTTTGGCGATCTGCGCACCGTTGATACGCATGTGAAGCGGCTTCGTGAAAAGCTGAATAAGGTATCCCCGGAGGCAGCGGCTATGATTACAACCGTTTGGGGTGTAGGCTATAAGCTGGAGGTTCCAAAATAA
- a CDS encoding nucleoside recognition domain-containing protein → MIHLIWVALICIGFAFAAAQGNIEVVTKAAFDGAATGVTVCFGLISVLVFWMGMMRLAEDGGLLQKISKLLAPIVAFLFPDVPRNHPAMGYILSNMSANLLGLGNAATPMGIKAMQELQTLNPDKQTATPAMCTLLALNTASITLIPTTLIAIRLNYHSAHPAEIVGTTLVATAIATFAAIVADRWYRSRELRRPPANPPSQTALTPQPPQTTATPASSSTAPPVSSPAARRTGITAVQSRDTTWKG, encoded by the coding sequence GTGATTCATCTCATATGGGTGGCTTTGATTTGTATCGGATTTGCATTTGCTGCTGCACAGGGAAATATTGAGGTAGTGACCAAGGCGGCTTTTGACGGGGCAGCCACAGGTGTTACAGTGTGCTTTGGACTGATCAGCGTGCTTGTGTTCTGGATGGGCATGATGAGGCTGGCCGAAGACGGCGGGCTCTTGCAAAAAATATCCAAGCTGCTTGCTCCCATCGTTGCCTTTTTGTTCCCGGATGTTCCGCGCAATCATCCGGCTATGGGCTATATTTTGTCCAATATGAGCGCTAATCTGCTGGGCCTGGGCAATGCAGCAACTCCAATGGGCATCAAGGCGATGCAGGAGCTGCAAACGCTCAACCCGGATAAGCAGACCGCTACTCCTGCCATGTGTACGTTGCTGGCGTTAAATACGGCCAGCATTACGCTGATACCCACAACGTTGATTGCGATTCGGCTTAATTATCATTCTGCACATCCGGCAGAAATCGTCGGCACGACACTGGTGGCAACTGCGATAGCGACCTTTGCTGCGATAGTGGCAGATCGGTGGTACCGTAGTCGAGAACTGCGCCGCCCCCCAGCGAATCCGCCGTCTCAGACCGCATTGACGCCACAGCCTCCTCAAACCACGGCAACCCCTGCGTCCTCTTCGACAGCGCCGCCTGTATCTTCACCTGCAGCTCGACGGACGGGAATCACCGCTGTCCAGAGCAGGGATACCACTTGGAAAGGGTGA
- the serA gene encoding phosphoglycerate dehydrogenase, whose amino-acid sequence MFKVLVSDPISDLGIQQLMDADDVTVDKNTGLSEDELVQIIGDYDALLVRSQTRVTERIMAAGKNLKVVGRAGVGVDNIDLEAATQRGIIVINAPDGNTITTCEHTFAMMMALARHIPQAYAKTIAGTWDRKTFLGVELRNKTLGVLGMGRIGSEVAKRAKAFGMNILGYDPFLTEERAEKLGIKLASVDEIIRNADFMTVHTPLTPETKHMISRPQFEVMKKGMRIINCARGGVIDEMALVEAIDNGIVAGAAFDVFESEPPAQDHPFLSHPKIIVTPHLGASTVEAQENVAIDVSEQVLHILRDEPFKNAVNMPPVPSNVMTQLQPYFSLGEKLGSFAAQVTNQAVREIHVDYAGDLSSVDTQPLTRYILKGVLSRHLGSDVNIVNSVHLAKTRDIHLVVSQAPATKGFTNLITVTLKTQSGEEQRVAGTLLAGYGERIVQLNQFPVDVAPEAHFLLISHNDKPGIIGRVGTLLGENGVNIASMQVGRKIVGGEAIMILTVDKAVPKDVLIQLVGLPELNTAQEVVLD is encoded by the coding sequence ATGTTTAAAGTGTTAGTATCCGATCCAATCAGTGACCTGGGCATTCAGCAGCTGATGGATGCAGACGATGTCACGGTGGACAAGAACACAGGTCTTAGCGAGGATGAATTGGTTCAGATTATTGGTGACTATGACGCACTGCTGGTCCGCAGCCAAACCCGGGTAACCGAACGCATCATGGCCGCAGGTAAAAACCTCAAAGTGGTCGGACGCGCCGGTGTCGGAGTGGACAACATCGACCTTGAGGCAGCAACGCAACGCGGGATTATCGTAATTAACGCTCCTGACGGCAACACAATTACAACATGTGAGCATACTTTTGCCATGATGATGGCTCTGGCACGCCATATTCCACAGGCATATGCCAAAACCATCGCCGGTACATGGGATCGTAAAACATTCCTCGGTGTCGAGCTGCGCAACAAAACGCTCGGTGTCCTAGGTATGGGACGCATCGGCAGCGAAGTAGCCAAACGCGCCAAAGCCTTTGGCATGAACATCCTTGGCTATGATCCGTTTCTGACGGAAGAGCGTGCCGAGAAGCTGGGCATCAAGCTGGCCAGCGTGGACGAAATCATTCGCAACGCAGATTTCATGACCGTACACACACCTTTAACACCGGAAACCAAGCATATGATTTCACGCCCACAGTTTGAAGTGATGAAAAAAGGTATGCGTATCATTAACTGTGCTCGAGGCGGTGTTATCGATGAAATGGCTCTCGTTGAAGCCATTGATAACGGAATTGTGGCCGGTGCTGCCTTTGACGTATTCGAGTCGGAACCGCCAGCACAGGATCACCCTTTCCTGAGCCATCCGAAAATTATCGTCACACCGCATCTGGGTGCCTCGACGGTCGAAGCGCAAGAGAACGTAGCCATCGACGTATCCGAGCAGGTGCTGCACATTTTGCGTGACGAGCCGTTTAAAAATGCGGTCAACATGCCTCCTGTTCCATCCAATGTGATGACGCAATTGCAGCCGTATTTCTCGCTTGGCGAGAAGCTGGGCAGCTTTGCCGCACAGGTGACAAATCAGGCTGTACGTGAAATCCATGTGGATTACGCTGGCGATTTGTCCTCTGTAGATACACAGCCGCTGACACGTTATATTTTGAAAGGTGTACTCAGTCGTCACCTGGGCAGTGATGTAAACATTGTAAATTCTGTACATCTTGCCAAAACACGTGACATCCATCTGGTCGTATCTCAGGCACCGGCTACCAAGGGCTTTACGAATCTGATCACCGTTACGCTTAAAACGCAAAGTGGCGAAGAGCAACGTGTAGCTGGCACCCTGCTTGCAGGTTATGGCGAACGTATCGTTCAGTTGAACCAATTCCCGGTTGATGTGGCACCAGAAGCTCATTTCCTGCTCATCTCCCACAATGACAAGCCAGGTATTATCGGCCGTGTCGGCACCCTGCTTGGCGAAAACGGCGTCAATATCGCCTCCATGCAAGTAGGACGTAAAATTGTTGGTGGTGAAGCGATCATGATCCTGACGGTTGATAAGGCTGTGCCAAAAGACGTGCTGATTCAGCTGGTCGGGTTGCCGGAGCTGAATACCGCTCAAGAAGTAGTGCTGGATTAA
- a CDS encoding D-alanyl-D-alanine carboxypeptidase family protein, with protein sequence MFKKKQHIHAGQNQLSSNGRAFVLPLALLLIVSLPLALLSPQPVRGAMKTEVSPPALKTHAQASSLIDVASGRIIYAAEGDRELRIASLTKIMTAIVAIEHGRLQDQVKVSPTAYAKEGSSLFLRMGEQMTLENMLYGLMLRSGNDAASAIAEHVGGTEEGFVHLMNEKAVQLGLSHTHFANPHGLDTEGHYSSANDMARLTAYALHNPTFAHIVKTELKKAPNPNDPWDYSWRNKNKMLRLYEGADGVKTGYTKKAFRCLVSSATRDGRQLAAVTLNDGDDWNDHAHMLDYGFQYYPLIPITDKQQPIKGYPLLTGSSFAYPLNDGEKSQLHKRLVLYKKSRSAGRSDVSFGLRGRVEFLLEGKLIGSVPVYAKGSKLPTPRTIQPGQEVPTDQAPVSSTQQRSWTSGWSVIIRNLFGV encoded by the coding sequence ATGTTTAAAAAGAAGCAACACATCCACGCGGGCCAAAACCAGCTTTCGTCTAATGGACGCGCCTTTGTTTTGCCGCTGGCACTGCTGCTTATTGTGTCATTGCCGCTCGCATTGCTGAGTCCACAGCCTGTTCGGGGAGCGATGAAGACAGAGGTATCCCCACCTGCATTAAAAACCCATGCGCAGGCCTCCTCTTTAATTGATGTCGCATCAGGAAGAATCATATATGCTGCCGAGGGTGATCGGGAGCTGCGTATTGCCAGCCTGACCAAAATTATGACTGCTATTGTAGCTATTGAGCATGGACGCTTGCAGGATCAGGTAAAGGTTAGTCCGACGGCTTATGCCAAAGAAGGTTCCTCACTTTTTCTGCGAATGGGTGAACAAATGACGCTGGAAAACATGCTGTATGGTCTGATGCTGCGTTCCGGAAATGATGCTGCTTCTGCCATTGCCGAGCATGTGGGTGGGACAGAAGAGGGATTCGTTCATTTGATGAATGAAAAGGCGGTTCAGCTTGGGCTAAGTCATACGCATTTTGCTAATCCTCATGGACTGGATACCGAAGGGCATTATTCCTCAGCGAACGATATGGCCCGGCTAACCGCTTATGCGCTGCATAATCCAACTTTTGCACATATCGTTAAGACAGAACTGAAAAAAGCACCGAATCCCAACGATCCCTGGGATTACTCGTGGCGTAACAAGAACAAGATGCTGAGGCTCTATGAAGGGGCAGATGGTGTGAAAACTGGCTATACCAAAAAAGCCTTCCGTTGTCTGGTCAGTTCGGCCACGCGCGACGGTCGCCAGCTTGCTGCCGTTACTTTGAATGACGGGGATGATTGGAATGACCATGCACATATGCTGGATTACGGGTTTCAATATTATCCACTCATTCCGATTACGGACAAGCAACAACCCATTAAAGGCTATCCGCTATTGACGGGTTCGAGCTTTGCTTATCCTCTGAACGACGGTGAGAAGAGCCAACTGCACAAAAGATTAGTGCTGTATAAAAAGTCCCGCTCTGCTGGCAGATCGGACGTATCCTTCGGTTTACGAGGACGTGTCGAGTTTCTGCTGGAAGGCAAACTGATCGGTTCCGTTCCTGTGTATGCAAAAGGCAGTAAGCTGCCCACCCCAAGAACGATACAGCCAGGACAGGAGGTTCCAACTGATCAAGCTCCTGTAAGCAGCACTCAGCAACGCAGCTGGACAAGCGGATGGAGTGTGATTATCAGAAATCTGTTTGGAGTATAG
- a CDS encoding spore maturation protein — MLNFINLISTWAIPAILAFIPLYAYAKKVPVYDSFVDGAKDGFSTAINIIPHLVGMMVAISIFRASGALDYMISWVTPWIKSWGVPGEVLPLGLLRPLTGTGSLAFTTDLIRTYGPDSMIGRIASTIQGSTDTTLYVLTVYFGAVGIRNGRYALKVGLFSDVVGFVAAIAICLLVF, encoded by the coding sequence ATGCTCAATTTTATTAACCTCATATCGACTTGGGCCATTCCGGCGATTCTCGCTTTTATTCCTTTATATGCATATGCCAAGAAAGTGCCCGTCTACGATTCCTTTGTGGATGGAGCCAAGGACGGCTTCTCCACCGCGATCAACATCATTCCTCATCTCGTAGGCATGATGGTAGCGATCAGCATTTTTCGAGCTTCTGGTGCCTTGGATTATATGATATCCTGGGTTACACCATGGATTAAAAGCTGGGGTGTCCCCGGTGAGGTGCTGCCTTTAGGGCTGCTCCGTCCATTGACGGGCACCGGTTCGCTTGCGTTCACGACAGATCTGATTCGCACCTATGGCCCGGACTCTATGATCGGTCGGATCGCTTCAACCATTCAGGGCAGCACGGACACAACTTTGTATGTGCTGACTGTATATTTTGGTGCGGTAGGTATCCGCAATGGACGATATGCTCTGAAGGTAGGACTATTTTCCGACGTGGTTGGTTTTGTCGCAGCCATTGCAATTTGCCTGCTTGTATTTTGA